Proteins from a genomic interval of Quercus lobata isolate SW786 chromosome 11, ValleyOak3.0 Primary Assembly, whole genome shotgun sequence:
- the LOC115967080 gene encoding uncharacterized protein LOC115967080, translating into MAQDQPNQSKLTLPINSTRSDADSINARARGDNSSEHTKNTLLVLGTLIASVTFQAGVNPTGGVWQENSPQDPAQQAGKTILANNISFYAIYIVCNTLAFSTSCSMIGSLVETSGEFRILVRLVLFYMGFTYCASVMSVLPNRGTLNTWLFLFTFYSALLVPFLPLFARRIWNKIEAAWNELW; encoded by the coding sequence ATGGCACAAGACCAGCCCAACCAATCCAAGCTAACCCTACCTATTAATTCTACAAGGTCTGATGCTGATTCAATAAATGCTCGAGCTCGAGGGGACAACTCAAGTGAGCATACAAAAAATACTCTTTTAGTTTTGGGTACTTTGATTGCTTCCGTGACCTTCCAAGCAGGAGTCAACCCTACTGGTGGCGTTTGGCAAGAAAACTCACCCCAAGATCCTGCTCAACAAGCTGGAAAGACCATTTTGGCTaataatatatcattctatGCCATTTATATTGTCTGCAACACTTTAGCGTTTTCTACGTCGTGTTCCATGATTGGATCTCTGGTCGAAACATCAGGAGAATTTAGAATATTGGTGCGGCTTGTCCTTTTTTATATGGGATTCACCTACTGTGCTTCGGTCATGTCTGTGCTGCCAAATCGTGGAACTCTTAATACTTGGTTATTTTTATTCACATTTTACTCCGCACTTCTTGTACCGTTTTTACCTTTGTTTGCAAGACGTATTTGGAACAAAATTGAGGCAGCATGGAATGAACTTTGGTGA